The proteins below are encoded in one region of Hemiscyllium ocellatum isolate sHemOce1 chromosome 3, sHemOce1.pat.X.cur, whole genome shotgun sequence:
- the LOC132835246 gene encoding spidroin-2-like, with the protein MAVNAAGAGWRWRSASQSRSGNAVIVPERGGMAVSVLEQKGDSSQCPKVGWGHRSVSRIGVEMAVCGARAGRSVSQDTSGTVVSGAGAGWRQQSVRPEGGGNSGQCPGAGRGRWSVSRSTAGMAVMVLEQIGDDGHCPGAWRGRRPVSRSMVETAASVLERGGDGGQGPGADRGWWSLSRSVAGTAASVPEHGGDGGQCPGAWWGRRPVSRSMVGTAASVPEHGGDGGQCPGAWWGRRPVSRSGVGMAFSVPEWGGDGGQWGWSRVEMAVSVPELGGDAGQCPGVGRRWRSVSRSRAGTAVSVPEQGADSIQCGWSRAGTVVSVLEWGGDGGQCPVAGWELWSVGPERGGMAVSVPEEGADGGQYPRADGGWRLVGSEQGGDSSQYHGAGWEQRSVSQIGMETASVGPERGGDGGQCPRSGWRRRSVGPERGADGGQCPGAGRGRQSVSQSGAGMAVSVPEQIEECGHCPGVGRRWQSVSRSRAGTAVTVPEWGGDGGQWGWSRAGTAVSVLERAGDGGQCPVAGWDSGHCPGPRQGQRSVSWSRAGTAVSVPERCGDSGQCPGAWRGQRSRSQSGAGTTISAAGMGWRWRSVSQRGVGTAVSVPERGRVSGQWSLGMVGTAVSGA; encoded by the coding sequence ATGGCGGTCAATGCGGCCGGAGCGGGGTGGAGATGGCGGTCAGCGTCCCAGAGCAGATCAGGGAATGCGGTCATTGTCCCGGAGCGGGGTGGGATGGCAGTCAGTGTCCTGGAGCAGAAAGGGGACAGCAGTCAATGTCCCAAAGTGGGGTGGGGACATCGGTCAGTGTCCCGGATTGGGGTGGAGATGGCAGTCTGTGGGGCCAGAGCAGGGCGGTCAGTGTCCCAGGACACGTCGGGGACGGTGGTCAGTGGGGCCGGAGCGGGGTGGAGACAGCAGTCAGTGAGGCCGGAGGGGGGTGGGAACAGCGGTCAGTGTCCTGGAGCAGGCCGGGGACGGTGGTCAGTGTCCCGGAGCACGGCGGGGATGGCGGTCATGGTCCTGGAGCAGATCGGGGATGATGGTCATTGTCCCGGAGCGTGGCGGGGACGGCGGCCAGTGTCCCGGAGCATGGTGGAGACGGCGGCCAGTGTCCTGGAGCGGGGCGGGGATGGCGGTCAGGGTCCTGGAGCAGATCGGGGATGGTGGTCATTGTCCCGGAGCGTGGCGGGGACGGCGGCCAGTGTCCCGGAGCATGGTGGAGACGGCGGCCAGTGTCCCGGAGCATGGTGGGGACGGCGGCCAGTGTCCCGGAGCATGGTGGGGACGGCGGCCAGTGTCCCGGAGCATGGTGGGGACGGCGGCCAGTGTCCCGGAGCATGGTGGGGACGGCGGCCAGTGTCCCGGAGCGGAGTGGGGATGGCGTTCAGTGtcccggagtggggtggggacggcgGTCAGTGGGGCTGGAGCAGGGTAGAGATGGCGGTCAGTGTCCCAGAGCTGGGTGGGGATGCTGGTCAGTGTCCTGGAGTGGGGCGGAGATGGCGATCAGTGAGCCGGAGCAGGGCGGGGACAGCAGTCAGTGTTCCGGAGCAGGGAGCGGACAGCATTCAGTGCGGCTGGAGCAGGGCGGGGACGGTGGTCAGTGtcctggagtggggtggggacggcgGTCAGTGTCCCGTAGCGGGGTGGGAACTGTGGTCAGTGGGGCCGGAGCGGGGTGGGATGGCGGTCAGTGTCCCGGAGGAGGGTGCGGATGGCGGTCAGTATCCCCGAGCGGACGGGGGATGGCGTTTAGTGGGGTCGGAGCAGGGCGGGGACAGCAGTCAGTATCATGGAGCAGGGTGGGAACAGCGGTCAGTGTCCCAGATCGGGATGGAGACGGCATCAGTAGGGCCGGAGCGGGGTGGGGACGGCGGTCAGTGTCCCAGATCAGGGTGGAGACGGCGGTCAGTGGGGCCAGAGCGAGGCGCGGATGGCGGTCAGTGTCCTGGAGCGGGGCGGGGACGGCAGTCAGTGTCCCAGAGCGGTGCGGGGATGGCGGTCAGTGTCCCAGAGCAGATTGAGGAATGCGGTCATTGTCCTGGAGTGGGGCGGAGATGGCAATCAGTGAGCCGGAGCAGGGCGGGGACGGCGGTCACTgtcccagagtggggtggggacggtgGTCAGTGGGGTTGGAGCAGAGCGGGGACAGCGGTCAGTGTCCTGGAGCGGGCTGGAGATGGCGGTCAGTGTCCCGTAGCAGGGTGGGACAGTGGTCACTGTCCCGGACCGAGGCAGGGACAGCGGTCAGTGTCCTGGAGCAGGGCAGGGACAGCGGTCAGTGTCCCGGAGCGGTGCGGGGACAGCGGTCAGTGTCCCGGAGCATGGCGGGGACAGCGGTCAAGGTCCCAGAGCGGTGCGGGAACAACAATCAGTGCAGCCGGAATGGGATGGAGATGGCGGTCTGTGtcccagagaggggtggggacagCGGTCAGTGTCCCAGAGCGAGGCAGGGTCAGCGGTCAGTGGAGCCTGGGCATGGTGGGGACGGCTGTCAGTGGGGCCTGA